The genomic DNA tatCCAATATCCCAAATGTAATCCCAATGCTGTCCTCACAAAGTAGGTACCCAAGCCCAAAAATCGTAAATGTATCCCAAAGAACCGCGGACCACTAAAAGCCGCACAGAATCGAAGAAAGAGTGACCGATGGACTCCTGAAGCGAAGCTCAGTGAGCCAGAGGCTGGttgagaaagaaagggggagcTTCGTGCATCCCGGGAGGTCATGTTGATGCGCCGGCTCTAGTACCCATCGGCTTGGGCAACAACAGTCCAACCGTCATCCTTACCCACGACAGGCTTGGGGGTGGAAGATGTGACGGTGGAGCCAGAGCGAGCGGCGTCGGTAGGATTAGAGCTGCACTTGGTGTAGCCGTCGGTGACGAGAACTTGCACACCGGCAGGAAGGACCATGCGGCCGGTGCCCTGGGACATGAGGATCACATCCTCTTCGGTACCGGTGCGCTCGCCCTTGAGAAAGACGATGGACTTGCAGCCCTGAAAGTCGAATGTGCGCTCATAGTTGCGGGCGGGGATTTCGACGTAGTTGCTGAGGTCCGCAGAGGTGAAGACGGCTTCGGTCTTGTCCGACCAGCGGCGACGCTTGGACAATGTCAGTCTTTCATTTGCGCATGCGGTTCGAGTCAGGGGAGACCTACAAGTTCCTGGGCGTCAatcatgttgatggtggtaagCGGTGGTGGGTCGGAAAAGGTTGAGTTGATGAGTGAAGATGTGATTGTGTCTGGGAGGAAAAAGAGGTCAGTCATCCATGAACAACTGCTCTCTATTTAACAACCATCTTGCACTCTTGAGCAGGTCTCCTGATACCCACCGAGAATCTCCACGATGCAAAAGCGAAACCCGCTTCCTGCCCAAAGTCTCCAACACGGCATGCACCAATGTGCTGACATCCATAGTCGTTGCAGATGACTGGGCCCACGCGCCAAGGATGGAGTGCCGTCGCCGTGTACCCAATGAAGTTTGTACAAGAAAATCAACCAGagcccaaccccaaacacGAACACACTTGGGATCTACTTTGGAGCCCAAAAGACCGTTCCCCGCTGTGATAACGGGGCCCAGACTGCCAGAGTCTACCGAGTCTGCTAACGTGGACGGCCTTGGCAGGGCGGTTGGCGATTAGCGCGGGCCCATATCGAGTGGCATCGTGACGTGGCTTTTGTGGTGTCTCTGACCGACACTTGTCATTGGCCTCTCCTTGGCAGGGCGAGTGGAGAAGGGAGCGACACATCACGATCGATCGATTCCCGCCAGTGTCCACACACCTGACTCGTCTGATTTGGGATTTAAGCGCGCTGTAGTGCTGAGGCTGCTGCAAGCCTGCAGGATGCACAAACGAGCAACTGATCCAAAAGTTCAGCTGTCTAAACACAGTTAGGCAATTCGTAGTGTTGCAGCGAACTTGGGAGCGAGTGGAAGGTGCGAGGGGATCAAGGCAAGACCAAGCCTTGATGAAACTCTACACTACTGATATGCTGTCTAGTGCATCTTCATCATGTCGACACTTGTAAGATAGTCACTTGTTCCCTTTGCCGGCTCCCGATCTTTTGGCCCACATGTTGTCCCGgctttcccttcccccttgGCGCCGTCAACTCTCATCCACTGGTTGCGGCTCGTGGCCTTCAGCAGATTTTTCTGAGCGTCATCAAACCACCCATTGATGAAATCCCCATGAAAGCAGTACCCTTCGCCAACTTCGCCGCAAGCCAACTTCAGAGGTGGAGTGCCGGACCAACCTTTGGGAAGCAGGCTGCGAACATTGTATCGAACAGAGAACCGGAGCTGCGGAATTCGTTTCATACCTGAGGGACAACGGCCACCGTTCGCGGCGGTGTAGGCATAGTTCTTGATGTTGCTTGTCTGGACGCAATCCGGAAACCGAAGAATGACTTGAATATTGCCGCTGCACGTCACGCGAGGCATGAGAGCTCGATTACGGTTCTGTCTGTCCTCAGGCCCATTTTCACACCACCATGTCAGACCAGTGGTGCCCTCGTTCACATCACTCTGGCTTCTCGCTGTTGCATTTCCTGTAATGGCAAAAAAGTCTTGTGGATATGGAATCTCGGCCTTGTCGATGTTTTCATAGTATGTGCTGAACATGCCAGGATTCACCTCCACAAAGTCGGTTGGTCCCCGTACATAGTAAAGGGTTGGAATCCCTTCAATGTTGATGATTTTGGTCTCGCCTTAGCCGCCTGACACATGAAGAACTAGCAGAATAAGAAAACTTACAGTACACTGACAAATCGTTGGGGTTCTCTCCAGAGGCACAGCCTTTCTGCAGGTCGGCCGTGGTGGGCAGGTCTTTGGTCACAGCATCGGATCCAAAGAATGAGTGCATATGAGAACGGTACTGCCCAGGATAAACGATAGGATCAATATTCTTGACCATGAATTGCTTGTGGCGGATGTCAGTATATGCCGTCACGACCGCCGCCAGAGCGCATGCAACCGCTGTCGAGACgatcatgatgatgttgaaaCTGATAGTTGAAAATGTCGATGACAGTAAGTACATAAACATTCAGTATGCGATGATCCCCTTTTATCTGTTTTGGTAACAGTGAACCGTAAGAAACAGGGTTGTCGTGATATGTTTGGGGCTGGGTATGCCGGTACTCACCATGGAGCCTGCCAACCGCAATGCTGGGCTGAGTATCTACCGCAGAGATAAGCAACGGAATCATGACAGAGTATTGGTGGTATTTTCCTTTCCATGCCTCCGGTTATAGGGGAGTATAGTCGAGCACAGATACTTCCACCTATCGTGACGGAGCATTCCTGCTGCTTGATTCTTGGAAATACATTAGGCTGACCTTGAAGGCAATATACTCCATGCAACCCTTCATAACAGAGTTCACAATGAAAACGAGTTTCGGCAGTTGATAGGTAATCACCAAATTTCTGTAAACTAGTGGCAAGATGTGCTTTCTCGAATCTACGTTATGAATGAACTCCCAAGTTCGTCGCTAACTACCTACACATTTCTGCTTCAGACTGGAAAGTATGTAGGTATTCGACAATACAGTATTTTCAACAAGCTATGATTGTGATCCACACATAGAAGAAGGCACAAACATTATCCCCATAAGACCAACAGCCTATATATCTATGAAAGTCAGAACGGGGTGTTGGGAGGCTTGGTCTACCTTGCTTCGAAACCCCCTATCCAAATGACATTACAGGTACAATTTTATTGAGATTATATTTTTTCCACCCATCCTTCGTGTTTTCTTTCTACAGAGTACCTATCCACCACTCTTTCCATTTCCTTGATTTCCTTCAAGTTGCCATCCCATATGCAATAACTGTCGACTTACACATTTCGACCGAAATAGAAAATAAGCTTCCTAACTATCTTTCGAAAGATAGTAAGTACCTTTCGAGGCCCGTTAATGTCACTAAGCTGAGGTGCCAATAGGTCAAGGCCAGTACTGTATTCCTGTAGCTAATGTAATCGTAAGataaagaaggaaaaaggaaaggaaggtTTGTGTGTGGCCCATCTTGCTCTCCAAGATATCCTTGCCCTGGCCTGTGccttcctcctgctctccCATTGGCCACAGCCTCCCTGCTCTCCTATTGGTCGCAGCCTTCTTCCTGCTCCCTCTGCTCCCTGCACCCCTAACCCTGTCCCGTGCTCTCTGCCGTATGCTGTCACAGTTAACGACCATTCGAGACCATTTAGTTATATTTCAAGGTGTAGTTGCACATTCTATTCCAGGTATATTGACTTACATTTCTTTACAATGTCGGACTCTCTCCATAGCATGCCTCTTAAGAGGCTTGGAAAATAAGGTCATGACCCCCTGGCATCAATGTATTTGTACCAAGGTCTCAGAACCTTTAAGGGGTCAGAAAACCACTAAGCAAATTTTCTTCCGTACAAATAGCAGCTATAAGCTGCGTGATAGCCATGGGTGGTCTGTCCCAAAAGCTGCTGGTCGCCTACCTGAGTCCATCCCATTGAGTGAGCGAAAATGATGGAGGGTGCGAATCGTGCGATACGAAAATTGTAGCAGCTTGATTTGCAGATGATGCATGGAAACACTAAAGAGATCACGAAAATAGATTCTTCGTTACAATAAACTACGTTGGCTTGAAGGGATTCGAGACCATTATTAGCCTCAAAACTCAATGTACAACGATGCGAAAGGCTGGAAGTGCACCTGTTCACGACCATACTGAAGCACTGGGTTATTCTCCACCCATTGTTCTACTACAAATCACATAGCAGTATCAAGTAATGGCACAAGAGAAGTTAGCTGCCACGGATGACAGCAGGTTATGATGCTCCAACCGCTTAGAAGTCTTCAACATGTCGTTGCACTACGTAATATTGTATCAACGGCTTGTCTAATGGGTACAGGATGTCAGGGTCCAAATAACCTGTGAGAACGATCAACCATAGCAATCATCACGTAGTGAAACGGTCATAGTGTTCTTTTTttagaaaaaaagagagaaacagAGTTTGTAGTGCAGGCCTTGGTAAGCTTGTCATACTTGTTTTTGGTGTTGAAATGAAGCTCCGTATTTCCTGATAAAGATTCAAAGGATCTTGGCTCAACGCGGGGTTAGCCCTTGTATGTATCCCGTCTTCTTTAGCCGCTGCAGTTATGCCGAGATGCTGTTTATCCGTGAGCAGCTTGTCGTTGAGCGGACCAATGGCAAGTTCACCTCGGTTTCTCGCCCGTTGTTATGGGGTATCATTACATAGAGTCGGAAGAGATGAgaccagaagaagagcgtTGGATGATACTGTCACAGTGTAGGAGCCGGTTATTTGCTGACCAGGCGTACACGAGCACATCGAAAATGGGATAGGAAGCTCCGAAGACGAATCCTTCACGCTGATAAGTTAAGTTATTAGCTCTTTAATAGTGTGTAACATTCACTTTCATAGAAACCGCATTTCCACAAGAGACCAAACCAGTCGGTAAACACCTTGAAGCTCGACAAGATGCTGTTTGTGGGATTCTGGCTGATGGCCACGGCCTCAGCCGTCGTTATACTTCCAGGGGGAGAACCAAAGCCCTACACAAGCCAGTATCCGATCTTGGCAACAACAGAAGACGCCTACTTTCGTGAATCCGCCCCCAATGAACTTCGGAgcgtcaacaacaccatcaaggtgATTCTGAGCTCACACTCGACCACCAACATATCCAATGATTCCGGGTTGTATCCTTCTGGTGACTCTTTCATTCGCGGCGCAATACAGGCGTGGGGTGAGCATTTGCACCTGGTCGTGCGCCCCGAAGAGGTTTGGTTCACCATTTTGGTGCAGATGAACTTTTATATGACATCTCATGCCGAGGAAGTTCGAGAGCTATTCGTCAATCACCAAGGACAACGGGAGATTCTCGTCGAGGATCTCACATGGTACCGCATTTTAAGCCGTTTCAGAACAGAAATTCAAGCGAGAGTCAAAACCGATTGGTTGATGGACTGGATCATGCCCaacttctcaacaacaaccgagAGCGACGTCATGACGGCCAATATCCTAATGATGGGTCTGACCAAAGCCTACTTCAAATACATTGGAAAGCCTGTCTGTGGTCTACCATCGGTTACGCTGCTCGGCGAGCTTTCAGACTGGCAGAAGATCCTAGCAAAGCTCGACCGTCTGCCTGACTTTGGCCCGGAGCCAGAAGAATACAAGGCCAGACTCCGTCCTATTCTTTCGAGATTTGTCACAAGCTTCGAACAGCCCGATTCACCCGCCACGCAAGAGTTTTGGAACCAAATTGTGACAGGAAGAGCGGGCAAAGTGTGCGGATCACCGCCAGTATTTCTCTCTGGATGGATCACgggcttctttttctggAACGAGAACGGCCAGGCTTTCGCGCGTCAAAAAGGCGACATGTTGACACTTGATGGCATCTCCTATCCCGTTCTTGACCTCGAATTTGCACCAGTGGGATACGCAAGAGCCCCATTTGTGATGCGGAACTACCAAGGTCAAGGGGACTTCCCTGCATACGTCGCGGCTGGCAATCTAGGGAAGCAGGTCACAGCTGGTCCCCCGGCCGGGTACAAGGAGGCGTTGCTGAGGACTGGTGGCAATGTTAGCCTTGCCGACGACAAGGCTAGGCATGCGACTCTGAGGCCCTTGAGTGCATGGATGCTGTACGGCCCCCTCAGTCATGAGCCCCGATCAGGGTGGTTCAAGGAGGATGAGTTGATGGATATTCAGATGAGTGTCAAAAAGTACATGACTGGAGACACGTGTGGTTTGCTGGCCGCTCCTTGATGTCAGTTATTGTTAGTTTTCACAGCCTCAAAACAGTGTGGCTCTTTATCCTGCACTGGCTTGAAACTGCCTCATCCCATGTCTGCCTTGAACTCATGGTGCTGAGGACCCGCTCATACATTATATTGGCCATCCTGAAACATGAACGTATATTTGGGGCTTCTGCTGGGTCAGCTTCCAATTCCGAGGCCTCTTGATATCTTTACTCGCTACCATACTCTGGGACTACTCCTTACGGCAAAGTTCAAAGCAAAACTGTGCCGCAGTTCTAGCCAAGTCATTCGACAACCTGCGACCATCACAGTCAGTGCACATCTAGGCGCTCATGGCCCCTGCTTTGTCAGAGGCTTGCAGTGTCCCCAACTATTGAATCCTTTGATCCTTCGCCATTAGCCGTGCAAAAAAGGTATAGCTACTTCGCCACTCTACACATGACCTCCTTCAATCAGGTAGATCATCATCCCAGACTCGAGATACTGACCGGAAGTCTCGGAAACCGTATTGCATATGCATTGCTCTTGGCATCAGCAAGGCGTGCAAGGTGTAGGTCTTGAATTCCCATCATTTGACCTTTGCCAAGTTGAGGACTGAGTTGTCAGCCCTTGTGGTCATATCTACCAGAACAATTCTATGGAAAAGCAATCTTGTCATTGACCGAGAAGGAGCGGTGAAAGATACCAGAGGACACCAAAGTGCGTAGTTGCCATAAGGTATGAGGTATCAGGAGCTACGTCTCTGGCCTGAGGTTTTCCAAGTTGCTCGTGCGAGACCACACAGACAACCCCGTAATTTGAATACAATGATTATAAAAGTAAGTACTTGGCAGTACTGCAAAGGATTCAGGCACAGCAAGACCCATGactgttgatggtgtcggTGAGCATAAACCTGGCAGATAGGTAGGCAAgggaggtaggtaggcaacTATATGTATCTGTAAGAGACGAGAACTAGAATTACCATGCAGCTGCTGAAAATTTCACAGATACACCTTACTCCAACATGCTTCAATTCAGAGTCCAACTTGCCCTTTGCTGGCTTCTAGGCGCTGTTTCTCTCTCAACTACTCGCGCGTTATCCACCCCTTCCAGCCGAACAGTGTCACCAGGAAATTCGATTATTCCCCGATCGTCGATTGCCGTCAAGATTGATAGAACAGCCGCGGTGTCCTCGCGCTCTCTGGGCGGTATCAAGTCCGTCGAACAACTGGTTCGAAACGCTCAAAGAGACTCTCGGCTGAGCAAAAGAGAGGTAGAATTCACCGTTCATCCTCTTATCACCACCGTGTCACCAAAAAGAATCACTCAGTTGGTCGAGAGAGCGACTGTCCTTACCCCAGACTACGTCCCAACAGATTTCAGCACATGGTATCAAGTCCTTTTTCCGGAACCCGAGAGCGAGGACAACCAAACTCTCCATGATCTTCTGGCTACGCTCTCTGGCTACCAAGAGGTAGCAAGCTGCCATCCACTCGGTGGCGGCATCCTCCCCGCTGTGGACCCCAGCAATGACCCCCTATTTCCAAGCCAGGGCTATATGACGCCAGCAGGGGAGGGTATCAACGCGCCATATGCATGGGGATTCCCCGGTGGCGATGGAGCCAACACTACCATCATCGACATTGAGAGGGGTTGGAAGCTGGATCATGAGGATTTGGTACGCTACATCTATCCATCTCCCTTGGTAGCTTGTCACGCTCTTACTAACAGACACGATGTTGACAGGCGGATGCTAATATCACACTTCTAGCCGGGTTGAATGTCAAAGACAGATATCAGTCCAATTACCGGCAC from Podospora pseudoanserina strain CBS 124.78 chromosome 2, whole genome shotgun sequence includes the following:
- a CDS encoding hypothetical protein (EggNog:ENOG503PQYE); amino-acid sequence: MTDLFFLPDTITSSLINSTFSDPPPLTTINMIDAQELRRRWSDKTEAVFTSADLSNYVEIPARNYERTFDFQGCKSIVFLKGERTGTEEDVILMSQGTGRMVLPAGVQVLVTDGYTKCSSNPTDAARSGSTVTSSTPKPVVGKDDGWTVVAQADGY
- a CDS encoding hypothetical protein (EggNog:ENOG503NZDP; COG:S), whose translation is MIVSTAVACALAAVVTAYTDIRHKQFMVKNIDPIVYPGQYRSHMHSFFGSDAVTKDLPTTADLQKGCASGENPNDLSVYWIPTLYYVRGPTDFVEVNPGMFSTYYENIDKAEIPYPQDFFAITGNATARSQSDVNEGTTGLTWWCENGPEDRQNRNRALMPRVTCSGNIQVILRFPDCVQTSNIKNYAYTAANGGRCPSGMKRIPQLRFSVRYNVRSLLPKGWSGTPPLKLACGEVGEGYCFHGDFINGWFDDAQKNLLKATSRNQWMRVDGAKGEGKAGTTCGPKDREPAKGTSDYLTSVDMMKMH
- a CDS encoding hypothetical protein (COG:S; EggNog:ENOG503PC83); its protein translation is MLFIREQLVVERTNGKFTSKPHFHKRPNQSVNTLKLDKMLFVGFWLMATASAVVILPGGEPKPYTSQYPILATTEDAYFRESAPNELRSVNNTIKVILSSHSTTNISNDSGLYPSGDSFIRGAIQAWGEHLHLVVRPEEVWFTILVQMNFYMTSHAEEVRELFVNHQGQREILVEDLTWYRILSRFRTEIQARVKTDWLMDWIMPNFSTTTESDVMTANILMMGLTKAYFKYIGKPVCGLPSVTLLGELSDWQKILAKLDRLPDFGPEPEEYKARLRPILSRFVTSFEQPDSPATQEFWNQIVTGRAGKVCGSPPVFLSGWITGFFFWNENGQAFARQKGDMLTLDGISYPVLDLEFAPVGYARAPFVMRNYQGQGDFPAYVAAGNLGKQVTAGPPAGYKEALLRTGGNVSLADDKARHATLRPLSAWMLYGPLSHEPRSGWFKEDELMDIQMSVKKYMTGDTCGLLAAP